A genome region from Strigops habroptila isolate Jane chromosome 12, bStrHab1.2.pri, whole genome shotgun sequence includes the following:
- the ZC3H12A gene encoding LOW QUALITY PROTEIN: endoribonuclease ZC3H12A (The sequence of the model RefSeq protein was modified relative to this genomic sequence to represent the inferred CDS: inserted 3 bases in 3 codons; deleted 3 bases in 2 codons; substituted 2 bases at 2 genomic stop codons) has translation MSGREPSEGRCLGPGGLPGAEPPEETGSPXREPCDSAEMQLKVDFFRKLGYSSEEIHVVLQKLGSDADTNTVLGSWXSTARRAGQHRDPTEAKEAPLVPRGGAADEEPGASPEETESDNLKPIVIDGSNVAMSHGNKEVFSCRGILLAVQWFWDRGHKDITVFVPSWRKEQPRPDVLITDQYILRDLEKKKILVFTPSRRVGGKRVVCYDDRFIVKLHMSLMALVVSNDTYXDLQNERPEWKXFIEERLLMYSFVNDKFMPPDDPLGRHGPSLDNFLRKKPVVPEHKKQQCPYGKKCTYGIKCKFYHPERINQPQRSLADELRANARLSPTRSTSAKEEKKGKRGSQAELLCSVPSENDKSSLQKVSAERKSLTHKAKASDVTLQVKGCVSGSVPPNSGSHRSSDRYQQPHMDSLTYISQEHLDSGIGSLENQLSDMWPYRSTSHCDHSHADQVAVCTCGRQRSVYPHSPSLEQNGLVSYKHGSHKSSSSGASFLQYSPEISHSGPPHSFSGYGVPVHPANAGQYSLPSEYNTPPPHSREYWSEPYQMPPPQVRSSSVRXSSLCAESPRPAYGESCQWAVPDQFAEERANVACQCCGIFHPHLVDAVMSRFPRLLDPQRLAAEILTYKSQNPGI, from the exons ATGAGCGGCAGAGAGCCGAGCGAGGGCCGCTGCCTGGGCCCGGGCGGCCTGCCCGGCGCGGAGCCGCCGGAGGAGACGGGGAGCC GGCGGGAGCCCTGCGACAGCGCCGAGATGCAGCTGAAGGTGGATTTCTTC CGCAAGCTGGGTTACTCCTCGGAGGAGATCCACGTCGTGCTGCAGAAGCTGGGGTCTGACGCCGACACCAACACGGTGCTGGGGAGCTGGTGAAGCACGGCCCGCCGAGCGGGACAACACCGAGACCCCACGGAGGCCAAGGAGGCCCCGCTGGTCCCGCGGGGGGGAGCCGCGGACGAAGAGCCCGGCGCCAGCCCGGAGGAGACAGAGAGCGACAACCTGAAGCCCATCGTTATCGATGGCAGCAACGTGGCCATGAG ccaTGGAAATAAAGAGGTGTTCTCCTGCCGAGGTATCCTTCTGGCTGTCCAGTGGTTTTGGGACAGGGGACACAAGGATATTACGGTCTTTGTGCCATCTtggaggaaggagcagccaCGACCAGATGTGCTTATAACAG ACCAATACATTCTCCGTGaccttgaaaagaagaaaattctggtCTTCACTCCTTCCAGGAGGGTTGGAGGCAAACGTGTTGTCTGTTATGACGATCGATTCATTGTGAAACTGCACATGAGTCTGATGGCATTGGTGGTTTCGAACGATACTT CGGACCTGCAGAACGAGCGTCCTGAGTGGA AATTCATTGAGGAGCGTCTGCTGATGTATTCCTTTGTTAATGACAA gtTTATGCCTCCAGATGATCCCTTAGGGCGCCACGGCCCCAGCCTGGATAACTTTCTCAGAAAGAAACCTGTGGTGCCAGAACACAAGAAACAACAGTGCCCTTATG GGAAGAAATGCACTTATGGAATTAAGTGTAAATTCTACCACCCTGAAAGGATCAATCAGCCCCAGCGCTCATTAGCTGATGAACTCCGAGCCAATGCAAGGTTGTCTCCTACCAGAAGTACCAGTgccaaggaggagaaaaagggcaaaagaggttcccaggcagagctcttGTGCTCTGTGCCCTCCGAGAATGATAAAAGCTCTTTGCAGAAGGtctctgcagagaggaaaagcttGACCCACAAAGCAAAGGCCAGTGATGTTACACTTCAGGTCAAAGGCTGTGTGTCAGGCAGTGTCCCCCCTAACAGTGGGAGCCACAGGTCCTCTGACAGGTACCAGCAGCCTCATATGGACTCTCTGACTTATATCTCTCAGGAGCATCTCGACTCAGGCATTGGGTCTCTGGAGAACCAACTGTCTGACATGTGGCCTTACAGATCTACCAGTCACTGTGATCATTCCCATGCTGATCAGGTGGCAGTCTGCACCTGCGGTAGGCAGAGATCCGTCTACCCACATTCTCCCAGCTTAGAGCAAAATGGTCTGGTCTCTTACAAGCATGGTTCCCACAAATCTTCTTCCTCTGGTGCTAGCTTCTTGCAGTATAGCCCTGAGATATCTCACTCAGGACCACCTCACTCTTTCTCAGGCTATGGAGTACCTGTACACCCAGCTAATGCTGGGCAATACAGTCTGCCCAGTGAGTATAACACCCCTCCACCTCATTCTCGTGAGTACTGGTCTGAACCATACCAGATGCCTCCTCCTCAAGTGAGATCTTCCAGTGTGCGATGATCCTCGCTCTGTGCAGAGAGCCCCAGGCCGGCGTATGGGGAGTCCTGCCAGTGGGCTGTGCCTGACCAGTTTGCAGAGGAACGGGCCAATGTGGCATGTCAA TGCTGTGGCATATTCCATCCCCATTTAGTTGATGCTGTGATGAGCCGTTTCCCTCGGCTTCTGGATCCCCAAAGGCTCGCTGCAGAGATACTCACGTACAAGTCTCAGAATCCAGGTATATGA